One segment of Mycobacterium spongiae DNA contains the following:
- a CDS encoding class I SAM-dependent methyltransferase, with protein MTVSTRSHTFQYRRVPATTFDNARTDHEQRRDTRPTEAVARRPTTRVRCGSLRSPQGAAAGGVVGMEPAANAGTGHGRPAPFSAYTTPKLWNDPHISSQMLALHLAADETAASRPHRFIEASTSWIAAEFGLGRASRVLDLGCGPGLYANQLASRGTQVVGIDVSARSVRHARLTAQRDALPAEFREGNYLVDELGGGYDLACLIYEDYCALSPSQRTGLMVRVRKALNQGGAVLFDVTAARRFDAFRDGSVTERNLMGGFWSDRPYIGTCETWTYPELRLALERYTIRTDAGLTRQYWNWTHCLTRDDVLKELQSVPFDEIRFFGDLAGAEYDSSATTFAATAVRS; from the coding sequence ATGACCGTGAGCACCCGCTCGCATACCTTCCAGTACCGCCGAGTACCGGCGACTACCTTCGACAACGCGAGGACCGACCATGAGCAACGCCGGGATACTCGGCCCACCGAGGCTGTTGCGCGCCGCCCCACCACACGAGTCCGATGCGGCTCACTACGCTCCCCGCAGGGCGCTGCAGCCGGCGGCGTCGTAGGCATGGAGCCGGCAGCGAATGCGGGAACCGGTCATGGTCGTCCGGCACCGTTTAGTGCCTACACCACTCCCAAGTTGTGGAATGACCCACACATCTCGTCGCAGATGCTGGCACTTCACTTGGCCGCAGATGAAACTGCGGCCTCGCGTCCTCATCGATTCATCGAAGCATCAACGAGCTGGATCGCTGCTGAATTCGGTCTTGGTCGAGCCTCACGTGTGCTGGATCTGGGGTGTGGCCCTGGTTTGTATGCCAACCAATTGGCCAGTAGGGGAACGCAGGTAGTTGGGATCGATGTCTCGGCCCGGTCAGTTCGCCATGCTCGGCTGACCGCTCAGCGCGACGCACTGCCGGCGGAATTCCGCGAAGGCAATTACTTGGTGGACGAACTCGGCGGTGGCTACGACTTAGCCTGCTTGATCTATGAAGACTACTGCGCACTGAGCCCGTCGCAGCGGACCGGCCTCATGGTGAGGGTGAGAAAGGCCCTGAACCAGGGAGGGGCGGTGCTCTTTGACGTCACCGCGGCCCGGCGATTCGACGCTTTTCGCGATGGGTCGGTGACGGAACGGAACTTGATGGGTGGTTTCTGGTCCGATCGGCCGTATATCGGAACCTGCGAGACCTGGACCTATCCAGAGCTTCGGTTGGCATTGGAACGCTACACGATTCGCACAGATGCGGGGCTGACCAGGCAGTACTGGAACTGGACTCACTGCCTGACCCGCGACGATGTGCTCAAGGAGCTTCAGAGCGTGCCTTTCGACGAGATCAGATTCTTCGGCGACCTGGCGGGTGCCGAATACGACAGTTCTGCTACCACTTTCGCCGCGACCGCCGTGCGCAGCTGA
- a CDS encoding AAA family ATPase, with the protein MLSTVAVENYRSLRQLVVPLRQLNVITGHNGSGKSNLYRALRLLTDSARNGAVAALAREGGLSSTMWAGPAVIGKGVRRGRHQVQGTVRTDPVSLRLGFAGADFGYAMDLGLPSATNTAFGLDPEVKVEALWGGPVWRTATAIAQREGPTARVRDHDGKWHVMTDVLRPFDSMLSELADPVRAPELIHMREGMRNWRFYDQLRTDSGAPARQTRIGTRTTVLGHDGADLAAALQTIREIGDDAALDDAVNRAFEGSHVEIRSDNGRFELLLRQPGMLRPLGAGELSDGTLRYLLWTAALLTPRPPQLLVLNEPETSLHPELLPALAALIATGAQHSQVIAVTHSEPLVAALQATADVHTVLLTKDLGETRIAGQRQLDQPPWHWPPR; encoded by the coding sequence GTGCTGTCGACCGTCGCGGTGGAGAATTACCGGTCGCTGCGTCAGCTGGTCGTTCCGTTGCGCCAGCTCAACGTCATCACGGGCCACAACGGCAGTGGAAAATCCAATCTCTATCGGGCGCTGCGGCTGCTGACGGACTCGGCCCGCAACGGTGCGGTCGCCGCGTTGGCTCGCGAGGGCGGGTTGAGCTCAACGATGTGGGCGGGTCCGGCTGTGATCGGCAAGGGTGTGCGCCGCGGGCGTCATCAGGTACAGGGGACCGTGCGCACCGACCCGGTCAGCCTGAGACTGGGTTTTGCCGGGGCCGATTTCGGATATGCGATGGACCTCGGGTTACCCAGTGCGACCAACACCGCGTTCGGGCTTGATCCGGAGGTCAAGGTGGAGGCGCTGTGGGGTGGACCCGTATGGCGCACCGCGACAGCGATAGCGCAGCGGGAGGGGCCCACCGCGCGGGTCCGCGACCACGATGGAAAGTGGCATGTGATGACTGATGTGCTGCGGCCCTTCGATTCCATGCTGAGTGAACTCGCAGACCCGGTGCGCGCACCGGAACTGATCCACATGCGCGAGGGTATGCGGAACTGGCGCTTCTACGATCAGTTGCGCACCGACAGCGGTGCGCCAGCCCGGCAAACCCGGATCGGCACGCGCACAACGGTACTCGGCCACGATGGTGCAGACTTAGCCGCGGCATTGCAAACGATTCGCGAAATCGGCGATGATGCCGCGCTCGATGATGCCGTGAATCGCGCTTTTGAGGGCAGCCACGTCGAAATCCGCAGCGACAATGGTCGGTTCGAACTGTTGTTGCGCCAGCCCGGCATGCTGCGGCCCTTGGGCGCTGGCGAGCTTTCTGACGGCACGCTGCGGTATCTGCTCTGGACCGCGGCCCTATTGACGCCCCGCCCACCACAATTGCTGGTGCTCAACGAGCCCGAGACCAGCTTGCATCCGGAGTTGTTGCCCGCCTTGGCGGCGCTGATTGCCACTGGTGCCCAACACAGCCAGGTCATCGCGGTGACCCATTCCGAACCGCTTGTCGCAGCTCTGCAAGCGACCGCCGACGTGCACACGGTACTCCTGACCAAAGACCTCGGTGAGACCCGGATTGCGGGCCAGCGCCAGCTGGACCAGCCGCCGTGGCACTGGCCGCCACGCTAG
- a CDS encoding SCO6745 family protein, with product MRREPELARRFFYRFEPVHAITYFAPEARAALSELGYRGFWMGYFAARSAPLGMVPPEVVTAIFYNFSPGQVAKALPAAWQIEGPEAALRARQAAAVVALRRYGLTADDNVKVAAALAGKAARHAPLDGRPLFAANLALPWPADPLAALWHAATLLREQRGDAHVAVLAAAGVSGRESNVFHVAAGRAPRELIASRRDYDDATWRHHEHQLTKRGLLTEDGSLTDAGRDLKEHIESRTDALALSALDALNDDEVETLFQAITPITRAVVAGGDVPTATPMGLRRDELDDDSAHLGAS from the coding sequence GTGCGCAGAGAACCGGAGTTAGCGCGACGCTTCTTCTATCGATTCGAGCCGGTGCATGCCATCACCTACTTCGCGCCCGAGGCGCGAGCAGCACTGAGCGAGTTGGGCTACCGGGGTTTCTGGATGGGCTACTTCGCCGCTCGGTCGGCACCGCTTGGAATGGTGCCACCCGAGGTGGTGACCGCGATCTTCTACAACTTCTCCCCCGGCCAAGTCGCGAAGGCGCTCCCAGCGGCGTGGCAGATCGAGGGGCCCGAGGCCGCGTTGCGCGCACGACAAGCCGCCGCCGTTGTGGCGCTGCGCCGCTACGGCCTCACCGCGGATGACAATGTCAAGGTCGCGGCGGCATTGGCGGGCAAGGCGGCGCGCCACGCACCCCTTGATGGTCGACCACTCTTCGCTGCCAACCTGGCCCTGCCCTGGCCGGCCGATCCGCTGGCTGCGCTGTGGCATGCGGCGACGCTGCTGCGCGAGCAGCGCGGCGACGCGCACGTCGCGGTGCTGGCCGCCGCAGGTGTCTCGGGGAGGGAATCCAACGTGTTCCACGTCGCGGCAGGCCGCGCCCCGCGCGAGTTGATCGCTAGCAGGCGCGATTACGACGACGCGACGTGGCGTCACCACGAACACCAGCTGACCAAGCGAGGACTGCTCACCGAGGACGGGTCGCTGACCGATGCCGGCCGGGATCTCAAAGAGCACATCGAATCGCGAACCGACGCCCTTGCCCTGTCGGCGCTCGACGCCCTCAACGACGACGAGGTGGAAACGCTGTTCCAGGCGATCACGCCGATCACGCGCGCGGTGGTCGCCGGTGGAGACGTCCCCACTGCCACTCCGATGGGCTTGCGGCGCGACGAATTAGACGACGACAGTGCGCATTTGGGCGCTAGCTAA
- a CDS encoding NAD(P)/FAD-dependent oxidoreductase, translating to MIVIVGAGVCGLAAAYELSRRGQRAVVIERGEPFAEQSAGLARIFRIAHRRAALCSLALRARAGWQRWETELNAGRLLGTEGFIAAGAPADTAAAMTAAGADFSWLDHSEIAARIPFLAAPWESAVFDPLGGSLRIRRALGALARRVDIRRGSVVSVADDGSATLEDGTVIRGDGALICAGIETPALFGPLGLDFAPHTRFTYEGADATNAACLSAPEGYGLPLGTTGRWAFGQQQAEPAVVRALFPSLSPVGQVDCVTIRAPWLDSGGDGWSVARRGRVVAFVGSNLMKFGPLLGELLAQAVLGDTLPTDLTAPSVRTRES from the coding sequence GTGATCGTCATTGTCGGCGCGGGGGTGTGCGGCCTCGCGGCCGCCTATGAGCTGTCGCGACGCGGGCAGCGCGCGGTGGTCATCGAGCGCGGTGAGCCGTTCGCCGAGCAGTCCGCCGGATTGGCCCGGATCTTTCGCATCGCGCACCGGCGGGCGGCACTATGCAGCCTGGCTCTGCGAGCCCGAGCAGGCTGGCAACGCTGGGAGACCGAGTTGAATGCCGGGCGACTGCTTGGCACCGAGGGCTTTATCGCCGCCGGCGCCCCCGCGGACACCGCTGCGGCAATGACGGCCGCTGGCGCCGACTTCTCCTGGCTCGATCATTCCGAGATCGCGGCGCGGATCCCATTTCTTGCCGCCCCGTGGGAGTCTGCGGTGTTCGATCCGCTCGGCGGCAGCCTGCGCATCCGGCGCGCGCTGGGTGCCCTGGCGCGGCGGGTGGACATCCGGCGCGGTTCGGTCGTGTCGGTTGCCGACGACGGCTCGGCCACCCTCGAGGACGGTACCGTGATACGCGGCGACGGCGCCCTGATCTGCGCCGGTATCGAGACGCCGGCGCTGTTCGGCCCGCTCGGCCTCGACTTCGCCCCGCATACTCGCTTTACCTACGAGGGCGCAGACGCCACCAACGCGGCGTGCCTGTCCGCGCCCGAGGGTTACGGGCTGCCGCTCGGCACCACCGGCCGCTGGGCCTTCGGGCAGCAGCAGGCGGAACCCGCCGTCGTGCGGGCGCTGTTCCCGTCGCTGTCTCCCGTGGGCCAGGTGGACTGCGTCACGATCCGCGCCCCGTGGCTCGACTCCGGCGGCGACGGCTGGTCGGTGGCACGTCGCGGCCGTGTGGTCGCCTTCGTCGGCAGCAACCTCATGAAGTTTGGGCCCCTACTCGGTGAATTGCTCGCGCAGGCCGTTCTCGGCGATACGCTGCCAACCGACCTGACTGCCCCTTCAGTGCGCACACGAGAGAGCTAA
- a CDS encoding acyl-CoA dehydrogenase family protein, translated as MTFSLQLSDDVIEVRNWVHKFAAEVIRPAAAEWDEREETPWPVIREAAKVGLYSPDFFGQQAAEPTGLGMLTSFEELFWGDAGIALSLMGSGLAAAALAGNGTPEQLVRWLPEMFGTADDPKLGAFCSSEPDAGSDVGAIRTRARYDEATSEWVLNGTKTWATNGGIADVHIVVASVYPELGSRGQASFVIPPGAKGLAQGQKFKKHGIRASHTAEVVLDDVRLSEDMILGGRDKFEARIARAKSGASAGGQAAMKTFERTRPIVGAMAVGVARAAYEYALDYACQREQFGRKIGEFQAVAFKLADMKCRIDAARLLVWRSGWMASNNQSFDSAEGSMAKLVASEAAVYVTDEAIQILGGNGYTRDYPVERMHRDAKIFTIFEGTSEIQRLVISRALTGLSIR; from the coding sequence ATGACTTTCTCACTGCAACTGAGCGACGACGTGATCGAGGTACGCAATTGGGTACACAAGTTCGCTGCCGAAGTCATCCGCCCCGCCGCGGCCGAATGGGACGAGCGGGAGGAAACTCCGTGGCCCGTCATCAGGGAGGCCGCGAAGGTTGGCCTGTACTCCCCTGACTTCTTCGGGCAGCAGGCGGCCGAGCCAACCGGGCTGGGCATGCTCACCTCGTTCGAGGAGCTGTTTTGGGGCGACGCCGGTATCGCGCTGTCCCTCATGGGTAGCGGGCTGGCCGCGGCAGCGTTGGCAGGCAATGGAACTCCCGAGCAGCTAGTCCGCTGGCTACCGGAGATGTTCGGTACGGCCGATGACCCCAAGCTCGGTGCGTTCTGCTCCTCCGAGCCCGATGCGGGTTCTGACGTCGGCGCCATCCGTACCCGGGCGCGCTACGACGAGGCGACCAGCGAATGGGTTCTCAACGGCACCAAAACGTGGGCGACTAACGGCGGTATCGCCGACGTGCACATCGTGGTCGCATCGGTCTATCCCGAACTTGGCTCCCGCGGCCAGGCCAGTTTCGTGATCCCGCCGGGCGCCAAAGGCCTGGCGCAAGGGCAAAAGTTCAAAAAGCACGGGATCCGCGCGTCCCATACCGCCGAGGTGGTGCTCGACGACGTCCGTCTGTCCGAGGACATGATTCTCGGCGGACGGGACAAGTTCGAGGCGCGCATCGCTCGGGCCAAGTCCGGTGCGTCGGCGGGTGGGCAGGCGGCGATGAAGACTTTTGAGCGCACCCGGCCCATCGTCGGTGCCATGGCCGTCGGCGTGGCCCGAGCCGCCTACGAGTATGCACTCGACTACGCCTGCCAACGCGAGCAGTTCGGCCGCAAGATCGGTGAATTCCAGGCGGTGGCGTTCAAGTTGGCAGACATGAAGTGCCGTATCGATGCGGCTCGTCTGTTGGTATGGCGGTCCGGCTGGATGGCGAGCAACAACCAGAGCTTCGACTCCGCAGAGGGTTCGATGGCCAAGCTGGTGGCGAGCGAAGCCGCGGTCTATGTCACCGACGAAGCCATCCAGATCCTCGGCGGCAACGGGTACACCCGCGATTACCCGGTGGAAAGGATGCACCGAGACGCGAAGATCTTCACTATTTTCGAGGGCACCAGTGAGATCCAACGCCTGGTCATTTCACGGGCACTGACGGGGTTGTCTATCCGGTAG